The DNA sequence CCTGCCCACGGTCCGGATCGCGTTCAACCGCCCGGAGGTCCGCAACGCGTTCCGGCCCGGCACCGTGGACGAGCTCTACCGCGCCATGGACCACGCCCGGATGACGCCGGACGTCGCCACCGTGCTGCTGACCGGCAACGGCCCCTCCCCCAAGGACGGCGGCCACTCCTTCTGCTCCGGCGGCGACCAGCGGATCCGGGGCCGGGATGGCTACCGGTACGCCGACGGCGAGACCCAGGAAACCATCGACCCCGCCCGGGCCGGCAGGCTGCACATCCTGGAAGTCCAGCGCCTGATGCGCACCATGCCCAAGGTGGTCATCGCCGTCGTCAACGGCTGGGCAGCCGGCGGTGGCCACTCGCTGCATGTCGTGTCAGACCTGACCATCGCGTCCCGGCAGCACGGAAAGTTCAAGCAGACGGACGCCACGGTGGGAAGCTTCGACGCCGGCTACGGCTCGGCGCTCCTGGCCCGGCAGGTGGGCCAAAAGACCGCCCGCGAGATCTTCTTCCTGGCCCGCGAATATTCCGCAGAAGACATGGTCCGCATGGGCGCGGTCAACGAGGCCGTGGACCACGAACGCCTGGAGGAGGTGGCGCTCGAGTACGCAGCTGACATCGCCCGGCAGTCCCCGCAGGCCATCCGCATGCTGAAGTTCGCGTTCAACCTTGCCGACGACGGCCTGGCCGGCCAGCAGGTGTTCGCCGGTGAAGCCACCCGGCTGGCCTACATGACGGACGAGGCTGTGGAGGGCAAGGAGGCCTTCCTGCAAAAACGCGACCCCGACTGGTCACGCTTCCCGCACTACTTCTAAGGCAGGACGGCAATGAACAGCGAAGCCTCACCGAGCACCGCCCACGGCGGCCCGCTCAACATCGAACCGGCCCTGAAAGCCCTCGCGGCCGCCCTCCACGGCGAGGGCCCCGCCGTCGAACTGTCCGTTGGACCGGACGGTGAACTGGTGGTGGGCCACGTGGAGACCCCCGGCTGCGACGACGCCGTGGCCGTGGTCCGCACCTCCGGTTCCACCGGCACGCCCAAGGCAACCCTGCTGACCGTGGAGTCCCTGGCGGCATCCTCGATGGCCACCGCGCTGCGGCTCAAGGGCGAGGGCCAGTGGCTGCTGGCCCTGCCCGTGCAGTTCGTAGCCGGCATCCAGGTGCTGGTGCGGTCCCTCTTTGCCGGGACCCGGCCGTGGGTGATGGACATGTCCGGCGGCTTCACCCCGGAGGCCTTCACGGCGGCCGCGCTGGAACTCACGGACAAGATCCGCTTCACTTCCCTGGTTCCCACGCAGCTCCAGCGGCTCCTGGACGATCCTTCGCCGGACACGCTTGCCGTGCTCCGCCGTTTCAACGCCATCCTGCTGGGCGGGGCCCCTGCATCCCCGGCCCTGCTGGACGCCGCCCGCGACGCAGGAGTGCGGGTGGTCACCACGTACGGTTCCGCGGAAACCTCAGGTGGGTGCGTGTACGACGGCTACCCCCTGGAAGGCGTCTCGGTCCGGGTGGCGGAGGACGGCCGGATCCTGCTGGGCGGGGACACCGTGGCTGCCGGGTACATCGAGGCCCCGGACGAGGAAACCGGAACATTCTTCGAGGAGGACGGGGTTCGCTGGTACCGCACCAGCGACCTCGGCACGATTGACGACGACGGCCGGCTCACCGTGCTGGGCCGGGCGGACGACGTCATCATCACCGGCGGCGTCAAGGTATCGGCCGGCCACGTGCAGGAGCAGCTGGAAAAGTCCGACGCCGTCGCAGCGGCTTTCGTGGCCGGCGTCCCTTCCGCGGAATGGGGCCAGGCGGTGGCGGCCTACGTGGCGCTGGCACCCCAGGGTGCCGCCGGTGAAGCCGGACCCGGGCAGGAAGCCGGGGACCCCGGCGTCGTGCTTCAACAGCACTGGCAGCGGCAGTTGGGGGTGCTGGCGCCCAAAACGGTCCTCACCGCGCCTGCCCTGCGGATGCTGCCCAACGGAAAACCGGACCGGCTCGCCATGGCCGCCGAACTCAGCTCCCGGCACGGGGGAAAGTAGAGTGGACCTGCACCACCGCGGCCGGTGCACACGTTCCATCCAGCCGTCTTACCGAAACAACACGAGGTACTAACCGTGGCAACAGCCGCCCAATGGATCCAAGGCGCCCGACTCCGGACGCTGCCGGCAGCGATCGCGCCGGTGCTGATCGGCACCGCCGCCGCCTACGAAATGGACTCGTTCCTCCTGCCCAATGCGATCCTCGCGGCGCTGGTGGCGCTCCTGCTCCAGGTGGGCGTGAACTTCGCCAACGACTACTCGGACGGCATCCGCGGGACGGACGATGACCGGGTGGGTCCGCTGCGGCTGGTGGGCTCCGGTGCCGCCAAGCCCGAACACGTCAAGTGGGCGGCGTTCGGCGCCTTCGCCCTGGCCATGGTGTTCGGCCTGGTCCTGGTGGTCCTCACCCAGGCATGGTGGCTGATCCTGGTGGGCCTGGGCTGCGTCATGGCCGCGTGGGGCTACACCGGCGGCAAGAACCCCTACGGCTACATGGGCCTGGGCGACCTGTTCGTGTTCGTCTTCTTCGGCCTGGTGGCCACCCTGGGCACCACCTTCACCCAGGCAGGGCACATCAGCCTGTCCGCGGTCATCGGCGCCATCGGCACCGGGCTGATCGCCACCGCACTGCTCATGGCCAACAACGTCCGGGACATTCCCACCGACATGCAGGCCGGCAAGAAAACCCTGGCCGTGCGGCTTGGGGACAAGCACGCGCGCGAAAGCTACGTCCTGATGCTTGCCGTAGCCATCCTGCTGGTGGTGATCCTGGCGCCGGGACGGCCGTGGATCCTGATCGTGCTGCTGCTCATTCCGGCCTGCCTGATGCCGGCCTGGCTGATGATCAACGGCCGCAAGCGCAAGAGCCTGATCCCGGTCCTGAAGCAGACCGGCCTGATCAACCTCGGCTACAGCGTGCTGTTCTCACTGGGGCTGGTCCTCAGCCACGGGTTCTAGCTCTTCTTGCCGCTGCCCTTGGCGTTGTTGATGGTGATGTCCGGGTTGGCGTCCAGCAGGGCGTCCTCGGCGTTGGCGTCCTG is a window from the Arthrobacter sp. NicSoilC5 genome containing:
- a CDS encoding 1,4-dihydroxy-2-naphthoyl-CoA synthase, which produces MSNQIPAPVSDVFDPTRWRVVSGFEDFQDMTYHRQVERDSGGGWVRDLPTVRIAFNRPEVRNAFRPGTVDELYRAMDHARMTPDVATVLLTGNGPSPKDGGHSFCSGGDQRIRGRDGYRYADGETQETIDPARAGRLHILEVQRLMRTMPKVVIAVVNGWAAGGGHSLHVVSDLTIASRQHGKFKQTDATVGSFDAGYGSALLARQVGQKTAREIFFLAREYSAEDMVRMGAVNEAVDHERLEEVALEYAADIARQSPQAIRMLKFAFNLADDGLAGQQVFAGEATRLAYMTDEAVEGKEAFLQKRDPDWSRFPHYF
- a CDS encoding AMP-binding protein; this encodes MNSEASPSTAHGGPLNIEPALKALAAALHGEGPAVELSVGPDGELVVGHVETPGCDDAVAVVRTSGSTGTPKATLLTVESLAASSMATALRLKGEGQWLLALPVQFVAGIQVLVRSLFAGTRPWVMDMSGGFTPEAFTAAALELTDKIRFTSLVPTQLQRLLDDPSPDTLAVLRRFNAILLGGAPASPALLDAARDAGVRVVTTYGSAETSGGCVYDGYPLEGVSVRVAEDGRILLGGDTVAAGYIEAPDEETGTFFEEDGVRWYRTSDLGTIDDDGRLTVLGRADDVIITGGVKVSAGHVQEQLEKSDAVAAAFVAGVPSAEWGQAVAAYVALAPQGAAGEAGPGQEAGDPGVVLQQHWQRQLGVLAPKTVLTAPALRMLPNGKPDRLAMAAELSSRHGGK
- a CDS encoding 1,4-dihydroxy-2-naphthoate polyprenyltransferase, which translates into the protein MATAAQWIQGARLRTLPAAIAPVLIGTAAAYEMDSFLLPNAILAALVALLLQVGVNFANDYSDGIRGTDDDRVGPLRLVGSGAAKPEHVKWAAFGAFALAMVFGLVLVVLTQAWWLILVGLGCVMAAWGYTGGKNPYGYMGLGDLFVFVFFGLVATLGTTFTQAGHISLSAVIGAIGTGLIATALLMANNVRDIPTDMQAGKKTLAVRLGDKHARESYVLMLAVAILLVVILAPGRPWILIVLLLIPACLMPAWLMINGRKRKSLIPVLKQTGLINLGYSVLFSLGLVLSHGF